In a genomic window of Shouchella clausii:
- a CDS encoding ABC transporter permease, protein MLKYVSKRFLAMLITLWVIITATFTLMHAVPGSPLNSEQTTNETIRANLEAYFGLDQPVINQYFSYLQSLMQFEFGPSIAQPGVSVNDLIARGFPVSLELGVYAIAIALVSGVILGVLSALKRNGLIDYTLMTFAVLGLSVPNFILAALLIHSFKDYLPIATWQSWQHMILPVFALATSPMAIIARLTRSTMVDVLTQDYIRTAQAKGLSPVTIVVKHALRNGLMPVATILGTLIAGVLTGSFVIEKIFAIPGIGRYFVEGINNRDYPVIMGTTIFYSAILLVMLFLVDIVYGFLDPRIKLHRKEGH, encoded by the coding sequence ATGCTTAAATATGTGAGCAAACGTTTTTTAGCGATGCTAATCACGTTATGGGTCATTATTACGGCTACCTTCACGCTTATGCATGCGGTGCCAGGTTCGCCGCTCAATAGTGAACAGACGACAAATGAAACAATCCGTGCCAATCTGGAAGCTTACTTTGGGCTTGACCAGCCAGTGATCAACCAGTACTTCTCGTATTTGCAATCGCTCATGCAGTTTGAATTCGGGCCTTCGATTGCACAACCAGGCGTATCCGTCAATGATTTAATCGCAAGAGGCTTTCCTGTTTCTTTGGAACTTGGAGTGTATGCGATTGCCATTGCCCTTGTCTCAGGCGTTATTCTAGGGGTCTTGTCGGCGCTAAAGCGCAATGGCCTGATTGATTATACGCTAATGACTTTTGCCGTGCTTGGTCTTTCAGTTCCTAATTTCATTTTGGCTGCTTTACTTATACATTCATTTAAAGATTATTTGCCTATTGCGACATGGCAGAGCTGGCAACATATGATCTTGCCCGTTTTTGCCCTTGCTACGTCGCCAATGGCGATTATAGCTAGGTTAACAAGGTCAACGATGGTTGATGTACTGACACAAGATTATATTCGGACGGCACAGGCAAAAGGGCTATCCCCTGTGACAATTGTCGTAAAACACGCGTTGCGGAATGGCCTGATGCCTGTTGCGACCATACTTGGCACACTAATCGCTGGCGTTTTAACAGGCAGTTTTGTGATTGAAAAAATTTTTGCCATACCAGGCATTGGCCGTTATTTTGTTGAAGGGATCAATAACCGCGACTATCCAGTGATTATGGGGACAACGATTTTTTATAGCGCCATTCTGCTAGTTATGCTATTCCTTGTTGATATTGTTTACGGTTTCCTTGACCCAAGAATTAAACTGCATCGGAAGGAGGGCCACTAA
- a CDS encoding ABC transporter ATP-binding protein, with protein MALLQLKQLHIAFKTYGGEVQAVRGVNLSLEKGETLAVVGESGCGKSVTAQSIMGLLPKGSAAIKQGEILFKEQDLTKLPAKKMRRIQGNEISMIFQDPMTSLNPSLTVGTQLTEGIRKHTSISASEANHKALEMLEVVGIANGKERLKQYPHEFSGGMRQRLMIAMALICKPDILIADEPTTALDVTIQAQILKLFKDIQRQTGVAIMLITHDLGVVAQLADRVHVMYAGKIVETSNRRELFYNPQHPYTKGLLHSVPRLDGSEAELEPIGGTPPDLFAPPAGCPFAPRCAYAMDVCRSHMPAETKITGTHAVSCWLEDLRAKQVFKELA; from the coding sequence TTGGCTTTATTGCAATTAAAACAACTGCATATAGCATTTAAAACATATGGCGGAGAAGTTCAAGCAGTCCGCGGAGTTAATCTGAGTCTGGAAAAAGGAGAAACACTTGCTGTCGTTGGCGAGAGCGGCTGCGGCAAGAGCGTAACAGCACAAAGCATCATGGGCCTGTTGCCAAAAGGGAGCGCCGCGATCAAACAAGGGGAAATTTTATTTAAAGAGCAAGATTTGACGAAGCTGCCCGCTAAAAAAATGCGCCGTATCCAAGGGAACGAAATTTCGATGATTTTCCAAGACCCGATGACTTCGCTCAACCCATCATTAACAGTCGGGACGCAATTGACTGAAGGCATCCGCAAGCATACGTCAATTTCTGCAAGCGAAGCTAATCATAAAGCGTTGGAAATGCTTGAAGTCGTGGGCATTGCCAACGGGAAAGAACGGCTAAAGCAGTACCCTCATGAGTTTAGTGGCGGGATGAGGCAGCGACTCATGATTGCGATGGCGCTTATTTGCAAACCGGACATTCTCATTGCGGATGAACCAACAACGGCGCTTGATGTTACGATCCAAGCACAAATTTTAAAGCTATTTAAAGACATTCAACGGCAGACAGGAGTCGCGATCATGTTAATTACCCATGATTTGGGGGTTGTCGCTCAGCTTGCTGACCGTGTGCATGTCATGTATGCCGGAAAAATCGTTGAAACAAGCAATCGTAGAGAGTTGTTTTATAACCCTCAGCACCCTTATACAAAAGGATTGTTACATTCAGTTCCCCGCCTAGACGGCAGTGAAGCTGAGCTTGAGCCGATTGGCGGAACGCCGCCTGATTTATTTGCACCGCCGGCAGGATGTCCATTTGCGCCACGCTGCGCGTACGCCATGGATGTCTGCCGTTCCCATATGCCAGCGGAAACGAAGATAACAGGAACGCATGCTGTTTCGTGCTGGCTCGAAGATCTACGCGCCAAACAAGTTTTTAAAGAGTTAGCTTAA
- a CDS encoding M55 family metallopeptidase yields the protein MNIYSSVDMEGITGLVDRQFVTPGERFYERGQQLMTDEVNHVAEAAFAFGCKRFVVNDSHGKMNNLLVERLLAEIELVSGEVKPYSMVQGLDDSFDGAFFIGYHSRASMPGVMSHTMIFGVRSMWLDGHEIGEMGLNAYLAGYYGVPVLLVAGDDQAAKEAEALIPNVTTAIVKTAQSRSSALCLTPAKSKALLQAKTKEALMKSGKVEPLIANKQPVLHIEFANYGQAEWAALMPGAELETGTTVKFAAKDVKEAYQAMLVMTELAMQTTFC from the coding sequence ATGAACATTTATTCATCAGTTGACATGGAAGGGATCACAGGGCTTGTAGACCGCCAGTTTGTAACGCCAGGCGAACGGTTTTATGAACGGGGCCAACAGTTGATGACAGACGAGGTAAACCACGTAGCAGAAGCTGCGTTTGCCTTTGGCTGCAAACGATTTGTCGTCAACGACTCACATGGGAAAATGAATAATTTGCTTGTGGAGCGACTTCTTGCAGAAATTGAATTGGTTTCTGGCGAGGTCAAACCGTATTCAATGGTACAAGGGCTCGACGATTCGTTCGACGGTGCTTTCTTTATAGGCTACCACTCCAGGGCCTCTATGCCAGGAGTCATGAGCCATACGATGATTTTTGGCGTCCGTTCGATGTGGCTTGATGGCCATGAAATCGGAGAAATGGGGTTAAACGCTTATTTAGCCGGTTATTACGGCGTTCCGGTATTGCTTGTAGCAGGAGATGACCAGGCCGCAAAAGAAGCGGAAGCGCTCATTCCTAATGTGACAACCGCTATAGTCAAAACAGCACAATCCCGTTCATCCGCTCTCTGTTTAACGCCTGCAAAAAGCAAAGCGTTGTTGCAAGCAAAAACAAAGGAAGCTTTAATGAAAAGCGGCAAAGTGGAACCGCTCATTGCAAACAAGCAGCCTGTTTTACATATTGAATTTGCCAATTACGGGCAAGCGGAGTGGGCCGCGTTAATGCCTGGTGCTGAATTAGAGACAGGCACAACTGTTAAATTTGCAGCAAAAGACGTCAAGGAAGCGTACCAGGCGATGCTTGTCATGACTGAGCTTGCCATGCAAACGACGTTTTGCTAG
- a CDS encoding peptide ABC transporter substrate-binding protein, which translates to MKKKWYYAPLAASFVWTLAACTTGTSTDENPPETTEGETGTEEKAEEKILILNNGNEPVSLNPQIAFEAVSNAPLNNIMEGLTRLGSDHTPEEATAESWEISDDGLTYTFHIRDDANWSNGEPVTAEDFEYAWKELVNPENASSAAFLAELIEGAAEYNAGEGSAEDMAVTAIDDKTLEVVLTSPQQYFLSIIANPSFFPVHKATAEENPDWHTEADTYVSNGPFVLAGWDHNSELRMERNDQYWDAENVALDGVKWLMLEDAMTAYQMYEQGNLHAAAPPADMAEQLIAEGEVDLLEQAGTYFYRFLVTEEPFQNQKIRQAFAKAVDRQAIVDSVIRQNQEPAGAFVSYGFTEPDGGDFRESGGDLLEYDPDEAKALLEEGMAEEGYSELPPVTLSYSSGVDEHQRIAETLQQMYEENLGVSVDLAVVESSVFLDQQRNLELQMSRSSFIADYADPVNFLESFVTGSSMNRTGWENEEYDRLIAESKEEGDEERRFALLHEAETLLMEEMPIFPLYFYNQPILENDSVTGVVRHPVGYIELKWADIN; encoded by the coding sequence ATGAAAAAGAAATGGTATTACGCTCCACTAGCGGCAAGCTTTGTATGGACGCTCGCGGCTTGTACAACCGGGACGTCAACTGACGAAAATCCACCAGAAACAACAGAGGGGGAAACAGGGACAGAAGAAAAAGCAGAGGAAAAAATCTTGATTTTGAACAATGGCAATGAGCCTGTCTCTTTAAATCCACAAATTGCGTTCGAAGCGGTTTCGAATGCGCCGCTGAATAACATAATGGAAGGGCTTACACGGCTTGGTTCTGACCATACGCCAGAGGAAGCAACAGCTGAAAGTTGGGAAATCTCCGATGACGGGTTGACGTATACGTTCCATATTCGCGATGATGCCAATTGGTCCAATGGGGAGCCTGTGACAGCAGAAGACTTTGAATATGCCTGGAAAGAACTTGTTAATCCAGAGAATGCTTCATCAGCAGCCTTTTTAGCCGAATTGATTGAAGGAGCTGCTGAATACAATGCAGGAGAAGGCTCAGCCGAGGATATGGCCGTGACGGCTATTGATGACAAAACACTTGAGGTCGTATTGACTAGCCCGCAACAATATTTCCTTAGCATTATTGCCAATCCATCGTTTTTCCCGGTTCATAAAGCAACAGCAGAAGAAAATCCTGATTGGCATACAGAAGCGGACACGTATGTGAGCAACGGCCCGTTTGTCCTCGCTGGCTGGGACCATAACTCGGAGTTGCGGATGGAGAGGAACGACCAGTATTGGGATGCGGAAAATGTCGCTCTTGACGGTGTCAAATGGCTAATGCTTGAAGATGCAATGACTGCCTATCAAATGTATGAACAAGGAAACCTTCATGCAGCCGCACCGCCGGCAGACATGGCCGAACAGCTGATTGCAGAGGGAGAGGTTGACCTATTAGAACAAGCAGGCACATACTTTTACCGGTTTTTAGTGACTGAAGAGCCGTTCCAAAATCAAAAAATCCGCCAAGCATTTGCCAAAGCAGTTGACCGCCAGGCGATAGTTGATAGCGTCATTCGCCAAAACCAGGAACCTGCAGGGGCATTTGTTTCCTACGGATTTACCGAACCTGACGGCGGTGATTTCCGTGAATCAGGCGGCGATTTGCTTGAGTATGACCCAGACGAAGCAAAAGCATTGCTTGAAGAAGGGATGGCGGAAGAAGGCTATTCAGAATTACCTCCTGTTACGCTTTCATATAGCTCAGGAGTGGATGAGCATCAGCGCATTGCTGAAACACTCCAACAAATGTATGAAGAAAACTTAGGAGTTTCCGTTGACCTAGCAGTCGTTGAATCAAGTGTTTTCCTAGATCAGCAACGCAATTTAGAACTGCAAATGTCCCGGTCTTCGTTTATCGCTGACTACGCTGATCCAGTCAACTTCCTTGAAAGTTTTGTCACAGGTAGCTCTATGAACCGAACTGGTTGGGAGAACGAAGAGTATGATCGGTTGATTGCCGAGTCTAAGGAGGAAGGCGATGAAGAGCGGCGGTTTGCATTGCTCCATGAGGCAGAAACACTGTTAATGGAAGAAATGCCGATTTTCCCTCTTTACTTTTATAACCAGCCAATCTTAGAAAACGACTCTGTGACAGGTGTTGTCCGCCATCCTGTTGGCTATATTGAGCTGAAATGGGCTGACATCAATTAA
- a CDS encoding sensor histidine kinase, whose protein sequence is MRSKKWLTVVFIGLATALMGELRFAPFGWEFRFGMGSSTFFFLLLVFRQVPPFLTGLLTGAVVVLFRVLTSTVFLADPYSFVEVLFVHLSAMFYYWAFGLGINLLPTKLVQMNMLWFGLFVVVIDIASNLTELLARSVLQDITTLLWTEWLALLVVTVIRVYFVLGVYASIAQHKQQTILKEQKKRYETLLNVSASLFGESYYLSKVIETVENMTNRAFYLYRKLKQEQSAYHQEALQISQEIHEIKKDAQRVQAGLAKLNNHDHTFEQLDLKQLGDFAIKGNESYSFFLNKRIRFRQETTSTYLTNKHVELLSCLNNLLANAIESIDKEGTILLSIYEKNEMTYFEVTDDGAGIAEEDMHHLCEPGFTTKYHEDGSPSTGIGLTHVQHIVTDLGGFLQFERSHVTKVCLVIPTKRLEGKQQ, encoded by the coding sequence ATGCGTTCGAAAAAATGGCTTACTGTCGTCTTCATTGGCTTGGCGACTGCTCTAATGGGTGAGCTCCGTTTCGCCCCATTTGGTTGGGAATTCCGGTTTGGCATGGGTAGTAGCACATTCTTTTTTCTGCTCCTTGTTTTTAGGCAAGTCCCCCCTTTTCTAACGGGGCTTTTGACGGGAGCGGTTGTCGTACTGTTTCGGGTATTAACAAGTACCGTATTTTTGGCAGACCCTTACTCTTTTGTAGAAGTTCTATTCGTCCATCTTTCAGCTATGTTTTATTACTGGGCTTTCGGTTTAGGAATCAACCTTTTACCGACCAAGCTCGTCCAAATGAACATGCTCTGGTTTGGATTATTTGTTGTCGTTATTGATATCGCATCTAATTTAACTGAGCTCCTTGCCCGTTCGGTCTTACAAGACATTACGACTCTGTTATGGACAGAGTGGTTAGCATTATTGGTAGTTACCGTTATTCGGGTTTATTTTGTCCTTGGCGTATACGCCAGCATCGCCCAGCATAAACAGCAGACGATCTTAAAAGAACAAAAAAAGCGCTATGAAACGTTATTAAACGTAAGTGCAAGCCTTTTCGGCGAAAGCTACTACTTAAGCAAAGTAATTGAAACAGTGGAAAACATGACGAACAGAGCATTCTATCTCTATCGGAAACTAAAACAAGAACAGTCAGCGTACCACCAAGAAGCATTGCAAATTTCACAAGAGATTCACGAAATAAAAAAAGACGCACAACGCGTCCAAGCAGGATTAGCGAAATTAAACAACCATGACCACACATTTGAGCAGTTGGATCTCAAACAATTAGGCGATTTTGCCATCAAAGGAAATGAAAGCTATAGCTTTTTTCTAAACAAACGTATTCGTTTTCGCCAAGAAACAACATCTACGTATTTAACAAATAAACATGTCGAACTTTTAAGTTGCTTAAATAATTTATTAGCAAATGCAATCGAATCTATTGACAAGGAAGGCACGATTTTACTTTCTATTTATGAAAAGAATGAGATGACTTATTTTGAGGTGACTGACGATGGCGCTGGCATTGCAGAAGAAGACATGCATCATTTATGCGAACCAGGTTTTACAACAAAATATCATGAGGACGGAAGCCCCTCAACCGGAATCGGACTGACTCACGTGCAGCATATTGTCACTGACTTAGGTGGATTCCTGCAATTTGAGCGCAGCCATGTCACAAAAGTTTGTCTAGTTATTCCAACGAAGCGATTGGAGGGAAAACAACAATGA
- a CDS encoding amino acid ABC transporter ATP-binding protein, translating into MITFDSVNKHYGDFHVLKNITTTIDRGEVVVVLGPSGSGKSTMLRCINRLETITDGKLLVNDFALHDKKVNINKLRRDISMVFQHFNLYPHMNVLDNITLAPRQVLKVSKEEAEETAMQYLTKVGIPEKAKSYPSQLSGGQQQRVAIARGLAMKPKIMLFDEPTSALDPEMIGEVLDVMKTLAKEGMTMVCVTHEMGFAKEVADRVIFMDEGQIVEEARPIDFFENPREKRSQHFLSRLLH; encoded by the coding sequence ATGATCACATTTGATTCGGTAAATAAACATTATGGCGATTTTCATGTTCTGAAAAATATAACAACGACAATTGACCGTGGAGAAGTGGTCGTTGTACTTGGGCCATCCGGGTCTGGAAAATCAACAATGCTTCGCTGCATTAACAGGCTTGAAACCATCACTGATGGGAAACTGTTGGTCAATGATTTTGCTTTACATGATAAAAAAGTAAATATCAATAAATTGCGCCGTGACATTAGCATGGTTTTTCAACACTTTAATTTATACCCCCATATGAATGTATTGGACAATATTACATTAGCCCCACGCCAAGTACTGAAAGTTTCTAAAGAAGAAGCGGAAGAAACGGCAATGCAGTACTTAACGAAAGTAGGCATACCCGAAAAAGCAAAATCTTATCCATCCCAGCTTTCAGGCGGGCAACAACAACGAGTGGCGATTGCCAGAGGGTTGGCGATGAAGCCGAAAATTATGCTTTTTGACGAACCTACATCGGCACTTGACCCAGAAATGATAGGCGAAGTGCTAGACGTAATGAAGACGCTAGCGAAAGAAGGGATGACGATGGTATGCGTTACCCACGAAATGGGATTCGCTAAAGAAGTAGCTGACCGAGTGATATTTATGGATGAAGGCCAAATTGTAGAAGAGGCGAGGCCTATCGATTTCTTTGAAAACCCGAGAGAAAAAAGGTCACAGCATTTCTTAAGCCGTTTGCTTCATTAG
- a CDS encoding amino acid ABC transporter permease — MDFLSAYTPSNLLYLWEGFQVTLLLALIAIICSYVVGIVLGILRYAKIPVFSRVLGAAIDIIRCLPLLLILFFTHFVLLPELGFQVSPFVAAIVALTVFEGAMISEIIRSGLNSIPKGQIEAARSSGLTYTQTLRAILIPQAARKMMPPTVSQFIALLKDTSLAVIITLPEVMHHARILSAHNSNSVFAILFFVAIMYFVVNFALSKIAKKLEAKHV, encoded by the coding sequence ATGGACTTTCTATCGGCATATACGCCATCCAACCTCCTTTATTTATGGGAAGGATTTCAAGTTACATTATTATTGGCATTAATCGCCATCATTTGCAGTTATGTAGTCGGCATTGTACTCGGCATTCTTCGCTATGCAAAGATTCCGGTTTTTTCGCGAGTATTAGGCGCGGCCATTGATATTATCCGCTGTTTGCCTTTGCTGTTGATTTTATTTTTTACCCATTTTGTTTTGCTTCCGGAACTAGGGTTTCAAGTAAGCCCGTTTGTAGCAGCTATTGTCGCTTTGACCGTGTTTGAAGGTGCGATGATTTCTGAAATTATCCGCAGTGGTTTAAATTCGATTCCTAAAGGGCAAATTGAGGCCGCGCGTTCATCTGGCTTGACGTACACACAGACGTTGCGGGCGATTTTGATTCCTCAGGCAGCACGAAAAATGATGCCACCGACTGTTTCTCAATTCATTGCCCTATTAAAAGATACTTCGCTTGCGGTCATTATTACATTGCCAGAAGTCATGCACCATGCACGCATTCTAAGTGCCCACAACTCCAATTCGGTCTTTGCCATTCTATTCTTTGTCGCGATTATGTACTTTGTCGTCAATTTTGCATTGTCCAAAATTGCAAAGAAACTTGAAGCGAAGCATGTTTAA
- a CDS encoding amino acid ABC transporter permease, giving the protein MITILIDYWDAFLSGFLQTLKASTYALVGSFVVGTLIAVMRISTIRVLNWLGTAYVEFFRNIPLLLTVFIFWLGFRLGGFEAGTLGLLIYTSAFIAEAIRAGIQAIPTGQMEAARSSGLTYTQALRFVILPQAIKTVIPPLGNQTLNLVKNSSILAVVGGADLMYQGDIINSMTFSPYAVYGIVALFYLLLTIPLSWGIGYYEKRLAKGGA; this is encoded by the coding sequence ATGATTACAATCTTAATTGACTATTGGGATGCGTTTTTGTCTGGCTTTTTGCAGACGTTAAAAGCAAGCACCTATGCCCTTGTAGGCAGCTTCGTCGTCGGCACGCTAATTGCAGTCATGCGCATTTCCACGATCCGTGTACTTAATTGGCTAGGAACTGCTTATGTTGAGTTTTTCCGTAACATCCCGCTGTTGCTCACTGTCTTTATTTTTTGGCTCGGATTTCGCCTAGGCGGCTTTGAAGCAGGGACGCTAGGTTTATTGATTTATACAAGCGCCTTTATTGCTGAAGCTATACGAGCAGGCATTCAGGCAATCCCAACCGGCCAGATGGAGGCGGCGCGCTCCTCAGGTTTAACTTATACACAAGCATTGCGCTTCGTCATTTTGCCGCAAGCGATCAAAACAGTCATTCCCCCACTTGGGAACCAAACATTGAACTTGGTGAAAAACTCCTCGATTCTTGCAGTAGTGGGAGGGGCTGACTTAATGTACCAAGGCGATATCATTAACAGCATGACGTTTAGTCCGTATGCCGTATATGGCATTGTTGCGTTATTTTATTTACTTTTAACGATTCCGCTTAGCTGGGGAATCGGCTATTATGAGAAACGCCTTGCTAAAGGGGGCGCCTAA
- a CDS encoding transporter substrate-binding domain-containing protein, translating to MKKWMNGLLAGAAVLALSACGGGDETVDGSTENSNEESTLAKIEEADKFVVGVKFDTRLFGLKDPASGEVEGFDIDIAKEIAKELLGDENKIELKEVTSKTRIPLLDNGQIDAIIATMTITEERKKEVNFSDVYFEAGQSLLVEKGSDIQGIDDIGAGTKVLAVKGATSGQNLLEQAPDAEVIELENYQEAFLALQSGQGDALTTDNSILYGMAEENSDYEVVGGTFTDEPYGIAVRKGDNEFTEKINEILADLKASGRYDEIYEKWIGESPE from the coding sequence ATGAAAAAATGGATGAATGGATTGCTTGCAGGAGCGGCTGTGTTGGCTCTCTCTGCATGCGGTGGTGGCGATGAAACGGTAGACGGAAGCACAGAAAATAGCAATGAAGAAAGCACGCTTGCAAAAATTGAGGAAGCGGACAAATTTGTGGTCGGAGTCAAATTTGACACAAGGTTGTTTGGCTTAAAGGATCCTGCGAGTGGTGAAGTGGAAGGGTTTGACATCGATATTGCCAAGGAAATTGCAAAAGAGTTGCTAGGCGATGAAAACAAAATCGAATTAAAAGAAGTGACGTCTAAAACACGAATTCCACTATTAGACAATGGGCAAATCGACGCCATTATTGCGACGATGACGATTACGGAAGAACGCAAAAAGGAAGTCAACTTCTCTGATGTGTATTTTGAAGCAGGACAGTCGTTATTGGTGGAAAAAGGCAGCGACATTCAAGGAATTGACGATATCGGGGCTGGAACAAAAGTGCTTGCAGTTAAGGGCGCAACTTCAGGCCAAAACTTGCTAGAACAAGCGCCTGATGCCGAAGTGATTGAGCTCGAAAATTACCAAGAGGCATTCTTGGCTCTTCAGTCCGGTCAAGGAGATGCGCTAACTACGGATAACTCCATTCTTTATGGTATGGCTGAGGAAAATAGCGATTATGAAGTCGTTGGCGGTACATTTACCGACGAGCCATATGGGATTGCTGTCCGCAAAGGCGACAACGAATTTACGGAAAAAATCAATGAAATTCTTGCAGACTTAAAAGCTTCTGGCCGGTATGATGAAATTTATGAAAAATGGATCGGCGAGTCTCCAGAATAA
- a CDS encoding ABC transporter permease, translating to MALLDSNQQPVDDALFKKAVQTDSAEKVVRPSLSYWHSAWVRLRENKLAMFGLATMVALGVMAVIGPWITPHSVTAGDLTKVNMPPSSEHWFGTDELGRDMFARTWYGARISLFVGLAAAAIDCLIGIVYGGISGYKGGRVDSTMMRIVEILYGLPYLLVVILLMVIMGPGLLTIIIALTVTGWVGMARIVRGQVLSLKQNEYVLVSKVFGGSTSHIIRKSLLPNTMGPIIIQMTLTIPSAIFAEAFLSFLGLGIQAPFASWGSLANNGLSSILTGHWWRLFFPAFFISLTMFAFNVFGDGLQDALDPKTRRR from the coding sequence ATGGCGCTTCTTGATTCGAACCAGCAGCCTGTTGATGACGCTCTATTTAAAAAAGCGGTACAGACTGACAGTGCCGAAAAAGTCGTTCGCCCCTCTTTGTCTTACTGGCATTCAGCATGGGTCCGCTTGCGAGAAAACAAATTGGCAATGTTTGGCCTGGCAACGATGGTGGCCCTTGGCGTGATGGCGGTAATTGGCCCATGGATTACTCCCCATAGCGTCACTGCCGGCGATTTAACGAAAGTCAACATGCCCCCTTCGTCTGAACATTGGTTTGGCACAGACGAGCTTGGCCGTGATATGTTTGCTAGGACTTGGTACGGCGCCCGGATTTCACTATTTGTTGGTCTTGCTGCAGCCGCGATCGATTGCCTAATTGGGATTGTTTATGGAGGGATCTCTGGTTACAAAGGCGGGCGTGTCGACTCGACCATGATGCGTATCGTTGAAATTTTGTACGGCTTACCTTACTTGCTAGTTGTCATACTGCTTATGGTTATTATGGGCCCAGGTTTGCTCACGATTATTATCGCTTTGACTGTAACCGGGTGGGTCGGAATGGCCCGAATTGTCCGCGGTCAAGTGCTGTCATTAAAACAAAATGAATATGTGCTTGTTTCAAAAGTATTTGGCGGAAGCACTTCGCATATTATTCGAAAGAGCCTTCTGCCGAATACAATGGGGCCGATCATCATCCAAATGACGTTGACTATCCCCTCAGCGATTTTCGCGGAAGCATTTTTAAGTTTTTTAGGGCTTGGCATTCAAGCGCCTTTTGCTTCCTGGGGATCGCTCGCCAATAACGGTTTGTCCTCGATTTTGACAGGCCATTGGTGGCGTCTTTTTTTCCCTGCCTTTTTCATCTCGCTCACCATGTTTGCCTTTAACGTCTTTGGCGACGGTTTGCAAGATGCACTCGATCCAAAAACAAGGAGGCGGTAG
- a CDS encoding response regulator yields the protein MITFAIIDDEPGCRRMLASIIKKTGLGEIVLSDEGNAASIQAIVARQPDIVLIDLLMPKIDGLDMIEQLKTAGYRGRFVMISQNDNKELVGEAYQLGVEFFIHKPIHAIEVESVLSYVKRQLQPSLPEMQLALTHVSHATHPHVSLQRAARRTLAELGISNEAGSKDFIHAMDYLAETGSEPLSLRTLYKKMALARFSNPIDQEKEAKAIEQRMRRAVAKALTNIASLGLTDYAHPKFEYYAPLFFDFREVRQRMKEIDLDMAHSVVRIHIKKFLFALFDEANESRKGA from the coding sequence ATGATAACGTTTGCAATTATTGACGATGAGCCTGGTTGCCGTCGTATGTTAGCGTCCATTATTAAGAAAACCGGACTTGGAGAGATTGTATTAAGTGATGAAGGGAACGCTGCTTCGATTCAGGCCATTGTTGCTCGCCAGCCGGACATCGTCTTAATCGATCTGCTCATGCCGAAAATCGATGGTCTCGACATGATTGAGCAGTTGAAAACTGCTGGTTATCGTGGGCGTTTTGTTATGATTTCGCAAAATGACAATAAAGAATTAGTAGGTGAAGCCTACCAGCTCGGAGTGGAATTTTTCATTCATAAACCAATCCATGCGATTGAAGTAGAGTCTGTTTTATCCTATGTAAAACGCCAGCTTCAACCTTCCCTTCCAGAAATGCAACTGGCATTAACGCATGTGAGCCATGCGACTCATCCCCATGTTTCTCTGCAACGAGCAGCGCGGCGGACACTTGCAGAGCTAGGAATTTCAAACGAAGCGGGCTCTAAAGATTTCATCCATGCGATGGATTATTTGGCCGAGACAGGGAGCGAGCCCCTTTCTTTGCGTACCTTATATAAAAAAATGGCCTTAGCCCGCTTTTCCAATCCTATCGATCAAGAAAAAGAGGCAAAGGCCATTGAACAACGAATGCGCCGGGCAGTAGCAAAAGCACTGACAAACATTGCTTCCCTTGGTCTAACTGATTACGCTCATCCAAAATTTGAGTATTACGCGCCCCTTTTCTTCGATTTTCGTGAAGTGAGGCAGCGGATGAAAGAAATTGATTTAGACATGGCTCATAGTGTCGTACGCATTCATATTAAAAAATTTTTATTTGCACTTTTTGATGAAGCAAACGAAAGCAGAAAAGGTGCTTAA